A section of the Flaviflexus equikiangi genome encodes:
- a CDS encoding Tn3 family transposase — translation MTGAVHKALRRRDIFVVGGRRWGDPRARLLTDPAWQATKNETLRALQLPEEPMEHLAGVRHRLDARYRAAAVQLADNPTVRIDDAGKVHLSPLEAKTVPESLTQLRGLVSGMLPRVDLPDVLLEVHSWTGFLSEFSHVSEASARMGQLDVSVAAILVAEACNVGLTPVVRDGRPALTRGRLSHVDQNYVRADTLRAANARLIQAQSGLGLAQRWGTGLLASVDGMRFVVPVATVNAGANPRYFGQGRGLTWLNYLNDQVSGLGAVVVPGTVCDSLHILDGLLDLDGGQRPEMVATDTASYSDQVFGLFTLLGYRFSPRLAGLPDQRFWRIDATADYGKLNAVAGRNRINLDLITANWPDMLRLAGSLTAGTVRASEVLRVTQGGGAPTLLGKALAEYVSTTGEY, via the coding sequence GTGACGGGGGCCGTCCACAAGGCGCTGCGGCGCAGGGACATCTTCGTGGTGGGCGGGCGGCGCTGGGGAGACCCTCGGGCGCGGTTGCTGACCGATCCGGCGTGGCAGGCCACCAAAAACGAGACCTTGAGGGCACTCCAGCTGCCCGAAGAGCCAATGGAGCATCTGGCTGGTGTGCGCCACCGCCTTGATGCCCGTTATCGTGCGGCGGCCGTGCAGTTGGCCGACAATCCAACGGTACGGATTGATGATGCCGGCAAGGTCCACCTCTCACCCCTGGAGGCCAAGACGGTCCCGGAGTCCTTGACGCAGTTGCGGGGGCTGGTCTCCGGGATGCTGCCGCGTGTGGATCTGCCCGATGTGCTGCTGGAAGTGCATTCCTGGACGGGGTTCCTCTCGGAATTCAGCCACGTCTCGGAGGCCTCCGCGAGGATGGGCCAGCTTGATGTCTCCGTCGCCGCCATCCTGGTGGCCGAGGCCTGCAACGTCGGGCTCACACCGGTGGTCAGGGATGGCCGCCCCGCCCTGACACGTGGACGCCTGAGCCACGTTGACCAAAACTATGTGCGTGCCGATACGCTTCGCGCTGCCAACGCCCGGCTGATCCAGGCCCAGTCCGGTCTCGGACTCGCGCAGCGCTGGGGCACAGGCCTGTTGGCGTCCGTTGATGGGATGCGGTTCGTGGTGCCGGTGGCCACCGTCAATGCCGGGGCGAATCCGCGCTACTTTGGCCAAGGTCGCGGCTTGACCTGGCTGAACTATCTCAACGACCAGGTCTCCGGGTTGGGCGCCGTCGTGGTTCCGGGAACGGTCTGCGATTCCCTGCATATTTTGGATGGGCTGCTCGATCTTGATGGTGGCCAACGCCCCGAGATGGTCGCCACCGATACGGCCTCCTATTCGGACCAGGTCTTCGGGCTTTTCACGCTGCTCGGATATCGGTTCTCGCCCCGTCTGGCCGGGTTGCCGGACCAGCGGTTCTGGCGCATTGACGCCACGGCCGATTATGGGAAGTTGAACGCGGTGGCCGGTCGCAACCGGATCAACCTGGATCTCATTACGGCGAACTGGCCGGACATGCTCCGCCTTGCCGGGTCCCTGACTGCCGGGACCGTGCGCGCCTCGGAAGTCCTGCGGGTCACCCAGGGAGGCGGGGCACCGACGCTGCTCGGGAAGGCGTTGGCGGAGTATGTGTCAACGACGGGTGAATATTGA
- the istB gene encoding IS21-like element helper ATPase IstB, with protein sequence MNTAIDKNIAHLVKALRTPTIGRVYADLADQARQAGWSHEEYLAAVLDRQVTDREANGTSLRVAGAHFPGIKTLEEFNTDYQPGLRRDVLAHLATCSFVAKAENVILLGPPGVGKTHLAIGLGIKACHSSYPVAFDTASGWANRLTAAHHSPTGIEAELKRLRRYRLLIIDELGYLPFDSQTANLFFQLVAARYEQGSILITSNLAFGRWGEIFGDDIVASAMIDRLVHHAEVLPLDGESYRTRTRRELLTDKDHQTK encoded by the coding sequence ATGAACACAGCAATCGATAAGAATATTGCACATTTAGTCAAAGCGTTAAGGACTCCGACAATCGGACGGGTCTATGCCGACCTGGCCGATCAGGCTCGCCAGGCAGGGTGGTCTCATGAAGAGTACCTCGCAGCCGTCCTGGATCGGCAGGTCACTGACCGTGAAGCCAACGGAACCTCCCTGAGGGTCGCAGGAGCCCACTTTCCTGGCATCAAAACTCTTGAGGAGTTCAACACCGACTACCAGCCAGGCCTGCGCCGTGACGTGCTGGCTCACCTGGCAACGTGCAGCTTTGTCGCCAAAGCCGAGAATGTGATCCTGCTCGGCCCTCCCGGGGTCGGTAAAACACATTTGGCAATCGGCTTGGGAATCAAAGCCTGCCACAGCAGTTACCCCGTCGCTTTCGACACCGCCAGTGGTTGGGCCAACCGCCTCACCGCAGCTCATCACAGTCCTACAGGCATCGAAGCCGAGCTCAAACGTCTGCGCCGCTACCGACTGCTCATCATCGACGAGCTAGGCTATCTGCCCTTTGACTCCCAGACCGCGAACCTATTCTTCCAACTCGTCGCGGCCCGCTACGAGCAGGGCTCAATCCTCATCACCTCGAACCTGGCCTTTGGTCGGTGGGGTGAAATCTTTGGTGATGACATTGTTGCTTCAGCCATGATCGATCGTCTTGTCCATCATGCCGAAGTGCTGCCCCTGGACGGAGAGTCCTACCGCACCCGTACCCGCAGAGAACTGCTCACCGACAAAGACCACCAAACAAAATAA
- a CDS encoding DUF4158 domain-containing protein encodes MAVDFLSDEQVAGFGGFPDEVPAEDLERFCWLDDADLSVVGRRRGMHNRLGFAVQLITVRVAGRFLTDPLAVPWPVVESLAGQLGIADASVLKLYAQRGQTEYEHAAEISTVYGYADFSDPARYEELRLFLEARAWTSSEGPVRLFERAALWLRERKVLLPGVSTLTRLVLEIRSGANYRLHSMLVDAAGPALILELEGLLRVGDGSRLTAWERLRTGPSRVSVPEFLRQLERLGRLRSLGAGSIDVEMIPEGRMNALARYGLAGKASSLRGLSGQRRGATLLCAVRALTSEVADDLCDALDAIVTERVLRKATRESAAARLKSLPRLSKASLQLAKAAKTLVEVLDNTEYSGAEAASVLADQVSLSELRAALEVVNEVVHPEGAEADTAGQMLRRFATVRSFLPALAAAAPFGATAGGTPTLAALTALPEVLDGRKKDPA; translated from the coding sequence ATGGCGGTCGATTTTCTAAGTGATGAGCAGGTCGCAGGGTTCGGCGGATTCCCCGACGAGGTACCGGCGGAGGACCTGGAACGTTTCTGTTGGTTGGACGATGCCGATTTGTCGGTGGTTGGTCGCCGCCGGGGAATGCACAACCGCCTGGGATTTGCTGTCCAACTGATCACGGTACGGGTAGCCGGACGCTTTTTGACGGATCCATTGGCTGTTCCGTGGCCGGTGGTGGAATCCCTGGCCGGGCAGCTGGGCATTGCCGATGCTTCCGTGCTCAAGCTGTATGCGCAGCGGGGACAGACCGAGTACGAGCACGCCGCGGAAATCTCCACCGTGTACGGGTATGCGGATTTCTCCGATCCGGCCAGGTACGAAGAGCTGAGGCTGTTTCTGGAGGCCCGGGCCTGGACTTCGTCGGAGGGACCGGTGCGCTTGTTTGAACGGGCGGCGCTCTGGCTGCGTGAGCGCAAGGTCCTTCTCCCCGGCGTCTCCACGTTGACACGACTGGTTTTGGAGATCCGTTCCGGAGCAAATTACCGCCTCCATTCCATGCTGGTTGACGCTGCCGGCCCCGCCTTGATTCTGGAATTGGAAGGTCTGCTTCGCGTTGGGGATGGGTCGCGGTTGACCGCGTGGGAACGGCTGCGGACCGGTCCTTCGAGGGTCTCGGTGCCGGAATTCTTGCGGCAGTTGGAGCGGCTGGGTCGCTTGCGGTCTCTGGGTGCCGGGTCCATTGATGTGGAGATGATCCCCGAGGGACGGATGAATGCCCTGGCCCGCTACGGGTTGGCGGGCAAGGCCTCATCGCTTCGAGGACTATCGGGACAGCGCCGGGGTGCGACACTGCTTTGTGCCGTGCGGGCATTGACGTCGGAGGTTGCCGATGATTTGTGTGATGCCCTGGACGCTATTGTTACTGAACGCGTTCTGCGCAAGGCAACCAGGGAATCCGCTGCCGCCCGGTTGAAGTCCCTGCCCCGTTTGTCCAAGGCCTCCCTGCAATTGGCGAAGGCCGCGAAAACACTGGTCGAGGTGTTGGACAACACGGAATATTCCGGAGCAGAGGCCGCCTCGGTGCTGGCCGATCAGGTTTCCTTGTCCGAGCTACGCGCCGCGCTGGAGGTGGTGAACGAAGTGGTGCATCCCGAGGGTGCCGAGGCTGACACTGCGGGGCAGATGCTGCGTCGGTTCGCCACCGTGCGCTCGTTCCTGCCGGCGTTGGCCGCAGCGGCACCCTTCGGGGCCACCGCGGGTGGGACGCCAACATTGGCGGCGCTGACGGCACTGCCAGAGGTTCTGGACGGTCGCAAGAAAGACCCTGCCTAG